The segment tctctatatCTTAAGGTACGACGTAACCCAAAGTCCTCAGGTGAGGCCGAGGGTTTCTAACagtcaccaccaccactcagAAAAAGTATAGAAATGCTGAAGGGACAGTCTtccctccatccacccactcagcttctctcttcttgcaggggTTCAGCCCGATATGACTTCTCCCATGAGATCCTTAGAGATGAAGAATCATTTTTTGGGGAGCACCGGGTTCCCCGGGGCCGACGCATCTCAGTGATTTGCCGCTCCCTCCCTGAGGGGatggggccaggaaggccagaagagccACCTCCAGCCTGCTGACCTCCCACATATCCTCCATATTTGTGAATAAAGTAGGGAAAATGCTGTCATGGGATCTTCAAATGACCGTCTGCCAGGGCTGGGGCTCTTAAGAGACGATCAGGGTCTCAGGATTCACATAGCATGGTGGCTGCCAGGGTGCACCTGATCACACACACTCTTAAGGCCACGAGAATATCATTTATTGCATCCactgctgattaaaaaaaaaaaaaaactaacaagcaagcaaagaaagaaacaaaaaaccctggTCCTTTCCCTTCTTATCTTTACCTATGCAAATTTCTAGTAATGTCACCTGAGCCTTTCAAAGCCCAGCCTGTCTCATGCTTGTGATTCTGAGacaccagactggcctccttCAGCCACCACAGCCACAAGCTGCAGCTGAGAGCTGAGGCAGCTGCTGCCAATGGTGCTGATCATCAAGGAAGGTCACATCAGCATAGCTGGTGGGCTGGCAGCAGGGTCGGCCATGGGCTCGACCCCGCCCTCGAAGCCGGGCCAGTACCAGACTGTGCTGGGTATGGGCCTCTTGGGGACAGCTGCCAGCACAGTATCGGAAGATGACCTTCTCCTCCGAGGCATAGCCCAGGCCCAGCTCAGCCACTGGTAGGGTCAGGCTCCACAGTCGGCATGAACCAGCCAAGGCTCTTGGAAGACGGACATGGTTGTTACCTAGTGCAAGGTAGAGTAGGATTGTAAGGCAAAGTGAGGGCTTTGAGAGAAGGAATTGGGGAGTCGGGAGGCCCCCAGGAATTCTTACCCTGATGGGGCGTCCAGGTCCCTCTAGTCTCTGCCATCTTCCCAAATGAGAGCTTATCTGCCACAGAAGCCTCTTGAAGATCAAGGACCCAGCCGAGGCTCGGGTGCAAGGACAGGAGCAGCAGACACAGGATCCGAAGTCTTCCTGCAGCCATTGTGACAGCAGGTCCCTGGATGCCGAGAGACCTTGGTGCCCTGAATTTATTCCCTGCCTGTCCTGGGGATTAAAACTACTGCCAGCACCATGTCCCGGGGAAGCCgttggggggtaggggggggggggttcccacCCACCTTTCCCCCACATCCTCATCCCTAAGAATTGATGGCTCACCCACCCAGACATTCCATAAACCCATTTCTGACACTCTGATGCCCCTGATTTATGAGTGTCACACTGTCCGCCAGAAGCAAGTCCAGAGCTGGCTACCAAcccatgtccccaccccacctgctGTCCGCGGAAGAAGTACAGGAGCCTGGGAGGAGGCTGCTATAGATCTTTTACTGGAGTATGGGTCATGTGGTGCCAATAGGGACTGGGAAGGGCACATGACAGGTAGGAGAGTCAGTGGGCACCAGTCCATGTCAGCTTCAGCCAGGATTAAGACATCATGCCTCTGTCTCCGGGCTTGGCTGAGCCAGCGTCAAAACAGGAAAAGGGAGAGGCTAGGGGATAGCCAAAGGTTGGGACTCCCATTCTTGGAAGGCCAACCTGTGAAGCCATAGCTACAGCCAGTCTGGGCTTTGGAGTCTCAGAGATCAAGAGAAGGCAGTGACAAATCAGTTCCAGAAAGGCACAGGTTCTGCATACATCTGAATCCAGGAGACCCAGCAAGTGAGCATGGACAACAACAGACCAAGAACTTTGGAGACAGGAATAGAAGGAGCATGCCAGTGCATGTGGGTAGCCCCTGTGctcaggaagccagggcaggtaAAAGCCAACCCAAGTGTGAACTGCAGAATCCACGTGATAGAAGAGACCTGACtctcaaaagctgtcctctggccaccACACGATGTGATGGCGTGCACATGCTGcatgagacacacacatagagagtatctttttttaaaagacacaagGTTTGGCGCtgagttggtagaatgcttgctgaGCATCAACAAAGCAGCTGTGGGTTCCATAAGGCACAGCATAAACTaacatgatggtgcatgcctgtcatctcagcactgggaaggctgaggaaggttaccagttcaaggccagcccgagctgcttgagaccctttctcaaagagaaaagaaacagcttTTAAAAGTCATTTGAACGAGGTTCCCTTGAAGGCAAGGCTCTGCCCTTAAACACAGGTGCACACCCTGTCTGTCCCAGGGTGGATGGCACCTTAGACCCAGGCCCAAAGTGCCAGCAGACAGCTGGGCAAGGATGTTCAGTGAGCATGGACATTCCTACGGACTAGCCCCTTCTCAGGCATTCCCAATCAACATGGGGTGGTGGGACTGAGTTTGCACCGGTGAGAGGAAGCTCTCACTTCACCCCAGCTGCTCAGGACCCAGCTCTGAAGGCAGCAGCTGAGGCCAAGCACCGATCAGCCCTGTCACTACACAAGAATGTAAAGCACTCTCCCCAAGCAACGCCTGGCTGCCTGGCTAAGATATATCACTGGGCCTGTCAGGAGATAAGGGGGACCCCAGGAATGTCCCTTGGAAATGGAAAACAGCGCCGAGGTGCCAACACCAGGAATAGGTTGGATCGCAGAAATCAACGAGGGAAACACCCAAACTGACAACTGCACACTAAAAGTGGCCAGGGTTATATTCAGGGAACATGACTgtcatcctagcatttgggaaactgagttgcaggctagcctggactacactgCAAGACTTTCACAAGAGACTTGAGTCATGCATGTCAGTGGTACATGCCTATCATCCCGAACTCCAGAGGTGGAGGTGAGAGCATCAGTagtccaaagccagcctgagcgACAACAGTAGTTAGAGGACTAGGGATGGAGTAGCAGGTCTGAGTCCCATTTCACTTGTGCTGCAACAATCCCAAATTTACACTCCTGGAGGACTGTTGGAAGCTGAGCATTTCCAAATGCAGGCCACCATAAACCCACACAGCACACTGATCTGAGGTAGGGACTAGGGCGCAGTGGCTCAGGAAAAGCCTCTACCTACCTAGAATCCCTCTGCCTatctagaatcctccagtgaggggctgtggGTGTGGCCAGGGCAGAGGCAAAGTAAAATCAAACTGGTGAAGATTGCACAGGGGACAAGTCCTGGCTATGGATTGAGCTCAGTGGGCAGAAAGGCTGTGTCTTATAAGAATGGAAGCTcacccgggcgtggtggcacatgcctttaatcccagcacttgggaggcagaggcaggcagatttctgagttcaaggccagcctggtccacagagtgagttccaggacagccagggctacacagagaaaccctgtctcaaaaaacttaaaaaaaaaaaaaaaaaaaaaaaaaaaagaatggaggcTCAGAAGGGTGGAGTATCAGGAACTGGAGAtgtgagagaggtacagagggtcaggaaatcaaacaaaaatatgtagcaggaggatgaggaactggggatagctgCTGGAGGGCCCAGGACCCAACCAGGATGACTTCAGCCGAAATGCTCAGAGGAGATAGAACTTGTTGaaatcacctccagtagataggtccagcccctggttgagggatggggacggacacacacacacaccatctcaaagtttttaacccagaaacatTCCtgcccaaaggaagaacagggacaaaaaatagcACAGAGACTAAAGTAAGGGCTAACTGgggactgcctcacctggggatccatcatgtctacagacaccaaacccaacagtTCCCATGGTCAAgaggagcttgctgacaggaacctagtgtGGCGGTTCCTTGGGAGGTCCTGTCAGCAACTGACTAATGCTGAGgcagatgcttggagccaaccatcaggcagaactcagggaacctggtgggggagcttgcagaaggactggaggggattgcaaccccattggaagaacaacataggatggcctgaccacccagttcttcCATAGTTTAGACCACTAgccaaggagtgtacctggagggatccatggctccagatacaaatGTAGgaagatggccttgcctgacagcaatgggaggggtgTCTCTTTGTCccagggaggtttgatgccccagagtaggaggatgctggagcagtgggagagtgtgggagcactctcatacaggcaaaggagaggagggaggacgggatgtgggatgggggttggtggagggcgtaaccaggaagtgggatatcatttgagatgtaaacaaatggaatgattaatacaTATATGatgcattaaagaaagaaaagaaggaaggagggagggagggagggagggggagagattgagaaacaatggaagaatggaggcCCAGATGCCTCAGGGCTCCAGGGCGGCAGGGGTGGCAGTGATGACTCGCACACACTCTGGGCCTGCTCTCTTTATTGGCATCACTCTTTGAGGGAGAAGTGCATCTTATCACCAATCATCTTGCGCTCAGGGTTGAGGCGCTTGAGGATCTGCGCCAGCACATTTACTGTCTGCTCGCTGCTCAGCCCTGTCTTCTTGGTCTGGAACTTCTTCAGCAGGTCCTTTGTGGTCATGGGCTTGCGGGTCAGGTAGCGGCGCACAGCGTCCTCTGTCACCTGGACATCActgtgggaggggaagggagggaggctggaGTCATACAAGAGTCCCTTTAGCCCAATCCCACCTATGGTCCTGCTCCTGTCTGAACGTACCCGCTGCTGGGTGTGGACTTCCCAGACAGGCTCTGGGGACCCGTGTCCATCCGAAGACGCTTGGCTGCTGGAGTCTCACTCGTCCGCTTCCCTGGTGGAGAGAGTAATGTCACGTCCAGGCAGGGCCCAGATCGGGGACAACAGGTGGCTGCCAGCAGCTCTTTCTCCAGTGACAGGCTTTTCTGGGCACTCACCCTGCTCCAGCTTGCTGGCTGCAGCCCGCAGGGTAGAAGAGGTGCTTGCTGCTTCTGCACTGGGAGTCCCTGGCCGACTGGTGCCCTTTGAACTCCCCCCCGATGGCTTCCGCTCCCTCTTTGGGGGTGTCTTCTTCTTCTGCAGAGATTAGGGTATGAGTGTGAAGGCTCAGACTGGCCCTACTCAAGCCCCCAGCTCTGACTTACCGCCATGAAGAGTGCAGAGGAGGTCTCACTGTCAATGTCGCTCTCTTCTGAGCTGTCTGAGTCATCACTGCTGTCTGCACAGGGCAGATAAGGACCATAAGCAGAGACCCCAGACAGAGCCTACCCATCAGCACCCATGAGCAGGGAGGGCCAAAGGACCAGGAGTATACTGGCCATCATCGCCCACCTTTCCTGCGCTTCTTCTCTTGTGGGGTAGGggccttcttctcttcttcctcctccttgtcctcctcggGGGGCTTCTCCTCCTCACTCTCCTCACTGCTCTCGCTCTGCTCATCCACCCCTGGGACACAGGTCACATGGGTGAGCAGTGGCAACTTCTGAGCGCACTCCCACCCACTGGTTGGTCCCTAACTGGCACCTACCCTTTGGGCCATCCTCCTGCTGGGGCACTTTGGGCTTGCCTTCTGTCTCATCTGGAGAGCTGCTATAGGGCAGAGAAAGGCAAGCCGTAAAGTTGGGCGGCCACAGGCCTGGCCTGCCTTGCCCCTGCCTCATCTCTGCCTTGCCTGTGCCTTACCTGGAGCCATCAGACATGTAGTCTACCTCCTGGCCCTCGAAGTCCCCATCATCGCTGTCCTCAAAAGCCTCATCATCTGagcccttcttctttttcttcttcctgcctgccttggtCACAGGGGCCTTTTTCTTAGCCTTGGAGGTTCTGCTGCCTGTGAGAGGAAGACACAGGAGCTCAGACTGGATGAGCACAGATCTCTGCTCTCTGCTGGGCAGGGGCTCCAGCCGCTCTCACTGGGGACTCTAAGCAGGGGCTCCACccaagccacgcccccagccgctctcactggggattctaggcaggggctatACCCATGAGCAGCAATTCCATCTAGCCAGGAAATCCTGACAGCTGATGCCACATGCATCACTGTACTCAAGCAGTGACAGGAAAGACACAGGTCACATAGCATCTAAAGCCTTTATAAAAAGtatctgagccaggcagtggtagcgcaggcctttaatcccagcacttgagaggcagaggcaggtggatttctgagttcgaggacagcctggtctacaaagtgagttccaggacagccagggctacacagagaaaccctgtctcgaaaaacaaaacaaaaaaatagtatCTGAGCAGGCAGCTCTACAGGGACACATTGCTGCTTCCCAGGTGGTGGTAACTCACCTGGTCTCTGAACTAAGACCTCTGGGTCCCCACTTACCCTCTTCACCACTGGCATCGCTGGCATCGGAGGACATTTCCAGGTCATCCTCCAGGTCATGAATGCGCAGCTCACTAGGCTTCTTGCGACTgcgcttctccttctcctcctcatcttcatcctGGTCCTGGTCCTTGAGCCGCCGCTGCTGCATGATGCTGAAGTGGTTTAGGACCTTGTTCCTCCTGCATGGGAACAAGTGACTATGTACtttgtgtagcagaggatggtgggGAGTAGGGGACTGCAAAGAGCTCCTTGGGCAAAGAGGATGGTAGAAGATAATGACCGATACACTCAAATGGGCATCCCTTCTTTACAGGACAAATGGGCATGACAGGATAACCTCATTAAGGCACAAACACTGTaaaggaggctaaggcagggtaGTTAGCCTGAGCCACACCACatgcaacagaaagagaaagaggcagggcATACAGCCTGGGCCATTTCAAACCCCCAAATCTTGAAACAATATAGGGTGAGCCCTGAGATGGACTCAGGCCCATGTGCACCTAAGCCCC is part of the Mus musculus strain C57BL/6J chromosome 17, GRCm38.p6 C57BL/6J genome and harbors:
- the Gtf2f1 gene encoding general transcription factor IIF subunit 1 isoform X1, translating into MAFNAADKVNFATWNQARLERDLSNKKIYQEEEMPESGAGSEFNRKLREEARRKKYGIVLKEFRPEDQPWLLRVNGKSGRKFKGIKKGGVTENTAYYIFTQCADGAFEAFPVQNWYNFTPLARHRTLTAEEAEEEWERRNKVLNHFSIMQQRRLKDQDQDEDEEEKEKRSRKKPSELRIHDLEDDLEMSSDASDASGEEGSRTSKAKKKAPVTKAGRKKKKKKGSDDEAFEDSDDGDFEGQEVDYMSDGSSSSPDETEGKPKVPQQEDGPKGVDEQSESSEESEEEKPPEEDKEEEEEKKAPTPQEKKRRKDSSDDSDSSEESDIDSETSSALFMAKKKTPPKRERKPSGGSSKGTSRPGTPSAEAASTSSTLRAAASKLEQGKRTSETPAAKRLRMDTGPQSLSGKSTPSSGDVQVTEDAVRRYLTRKPMTTKDLLKKFQTKKTGLSSEQTVNVLAQILKRLNPERKMIGDKMHFSLKE
- the Gtf2f1 gene encoding general transcription factor IIF subunit 1; the protein is MAALGSSSQNVTEYVVRVPKNTAKRYNIMAFNAADKVNFATWNQARLERDLSNKKIYQEEEMPESGAGSEFNRKLREEARRKKYGIVLKEFRPEDQPWLLRVNGKSGRKFKGIKKGGVTENTAYYIFTQCADGAFEAFPVQNWYNFTPLARHRTLTAEEAEEEWERRNKVLNHFSIMQQRRLKDQDQDEDEEEKEKRSRKKPSELRIHDLEDDLEMSSDASDASGEEGSRTSKAKKKAPVTKAGRKKKKKKGSDDEAFEDSDDGDFEGQEVDYMSDGSSSSPDETEGKPKVPQQEDGPKGVDEQSESSEESEEEKPPEEDKEEEEEKKAPTPQEKKRRKDSSDDSDSSEESDIDSETSSALFMAKKKTPPKRERKPSGGSSKGTSRPGTPSAEAASTSSTLRAAASKLEQGKRTSETPAAKRLRMDTGPQSLSGKSTPSSGDVQVTEDAVRRYLTRKPMTTKDLLKKFQTKKTGLSSEQTVNVLAQILKRLNPERKMIGDKMHFSLKE
- the Pspn gene encoding persephin preproprotein, translated to MAAGRLRILCLLLLSLHPSLGWVLDLQEASVADKLSFGKMAETRGTWTPHQGNNHVRLPRALAGSCRLWSLTLPVAELGLGYASEEKVIFRYCAGSCPQEAHTQHSLVLARLRGRGRAHGRPCCQPTSYADVTFLDDQHHWQQLPQLSAAACGCGG